From a single Myxocyprinus asiaticus isolate MX2 ecotype Aquarium Trade chromosome 33, UBuf_Myxa_2, whole genome shotgun sequence genomic region:
- the LOC127424451 gene encoding nuclear receptor ROR-beta-like, which yields MRAQIEVIPCKICGDKSSGIHYGVITCEGCKGFFRRSQQNNPIYSCSRQRNCLIDRTNRNRCQHCRLQKCLALGMSRDAVKFGRMSKKQRDSLYAEVQKHQQFQERAGGLGSTVPGHTGDDAGENGNSHSRAYSRGSSTTLSDLDDITTLPDGLLFDLPLTPEEASDYCSLEMLGGSGGSSSSSQSSPEPNRHEFGDSMHIKHEYDSGLFSHSLLNPHEGCSLMEIERITQNVVKSHMETSQFSTEELKRFAWTLYTPEEIRAYQNKPTEMLWQQCAVRITNAIQYVVEFAKRISGFMDLCQNDQIILLKAGCLDVLLIRMCRAYNPINNTLLFDGKFASPQLFKALGCDDLVSAVFELGKTMSRLQLSEEEMALFTAIVLLSPDRPWLTDAQKVQKLQEKVYVALQHCLHKSSASEEKMAKMVSKLPKMKSICNLHIDKLEFFHLLHPETAYNFPALYREVFCSEITFPDSTEG from the exons ATGAGAG CTCAAATTGAGGTAATCCCATGCAAAATTTGCGGGGACAAGTCATCAGGCATCCATTATGGGGTGATCACCTGTGAGGGTTGCAAG GGCTTCTTCCGTCGAAGTCAACAGAACAATCCAATATACTCCTGCTCAAGGCAGAGGAACTGCCTAATTGACCGAACCAATCGCAACCGCTGCCAGCACTGCCGCCTGCAGAAGTGTCTGGCACTGGGTATGAGCCGTGATG CGGTGAAGTTTGGCCGCATGTCAAAAAAGCAGCGTGACAGCCTCTATGCTGAGGTTCAGAAGCACCAGCAGTTCCAGGAGCGGGCAGGGGGTCTGGGCAGCACTGTACCCGGCCACACTGGTGATGATGCAGGGGAGAATGGCAACAGCCACAGCCGGGCTTACAGTCGGGGCTCCAGTACCACCCTTAGTGACCTGGATGACATTACTACACTACCAGACGGCCTGCTGTTTGATCTGCCGCTCACACCGGAGGAAGCTAGTGACTATTGCAGCCTGGAGATGCTGGGAGGCAGCGGGGGGAGCAGTTCATCTTCCCAGAGTTCCCCTGAGCCGAACAGACATGAGTTTGGTGACTCAATGCACATCAAACACGAGTACGATTCGGGACTCTTCTCTCACTCATTGCTTAACCCACATGAAGGCTGTTCCTTGATGGAAATAG AACGGATCACACAGAATGTGGTGAAATCCCACATGGAGACGAGTCAGTTCAGCACAGAAGAGCTGAAGAGATTCGCTTGGACCCTATATACACCCGAAGAGATACGCGCCTACCAAAACAAG CCCACAGAGATGCTGTGGCAGCAGTGTGCAGTGCGCATCACGAATGCCATCCAGTACGTGGTTGAGTTTGCCAAGCGTATCTCTGGATTCATGGACCTGTGTCAAAATGACCAGATAATCCTTCTCAAAGCAG GCTGCTTGGATGTGCTATTGATCCGAATGTGTCGGGCCTACAACCCCATCAACAATACGCTGTTGTTTGATGGAAAGTTTGCGAGCCCACAGCTGTTTAAAGCACTCG GTTGTGACGATCTGGTCAGTGCTGTGTTTGAGCTGGGTAAAACCATGAGTCGACTACAGCTGTCGGAAGAAGAGATGGCACTGTTTACTGCCATTGTGCTTCTGTCTCCAG acCGTCCTTGGCTGACAGATGCTCAAAAGGTGCAGAAACTTCAGGAGAAGGTCTATGTTGCATTGCAACACTGTCTTCATAAAAGTAGTGCTTCTGAGGAGAAAATGGCAAAG ATGGTGTCCAAGTTGCCCAAGATGAAGTCTATTTGCAACCTCCATATTGATAAGCTGGAGTTTTTCCACCTCCTTCACCCAGAAACGGCCTACAACTTCCCTGCTCTCTACAGGGAGGTCTTCTGCAGCGAAATCACCTTCCCAGACTCCACTGAGGGCTAA